One stretch of Bacteroidota bacterium DNA includes these proteins:
- a CDS encoding Ig-like domain-containing protein, with amino-acid sequence MKTLLRFVTLATLLLFGCKETIIEERIPKEYTNDLLHSDLLGKVLPASSKAKVYVSQISVVDSQEINPSDGSFTFRDLRSGNYDVTIRTANYRTFKRANLQLNGGNIVYLGEIPLSTIPDEIESHYPVDKDEIVYDWRYGRITISILFNQSMDRESVEKAFSTFPASEGVFTWGYYTTSPYGGLYYAPSYASLSSGFDPGATITTFSKVKSMTYTFAKKDSYVDSTYTITIGTGAKDSSGKPLRFPLKFTFKTVQSYTTQNGIQTTPVHGDIEVSPLYYRGITMKFPRRMDKQSTEAAISVNPNMNKVFLWNDENSVSIYTGGPFLSDTLITVFVDSTAKDKDGIKLGHRFTFSFRTASIDLQYSQPSNGEIYVSTSRTIQMTFNTYVDLTSMKNGTSISPPLNGTFSYYYSGSYDSPAQIVFTPSGVMQPNTKYTVTLTDSVKDIYGIRIKKPISFSFITRPN; translated from the coding sequence ATGAAAACGCTCCTGCGCTTTGTAACACTCGCCACACTTCTTCTCTTCGGATGTAAAGAAACGATCATCGAAGAGCGAATTCCAAAAGAATATACCAACGATCTTCTCCACTCTGATCTCTTAGGTAAAGTCCTGCCTGCATCGAGCAAAGCAAAAGTGTATGTAAGCCAAATCAGCGTGGTCGACTCACAGGAAATTAATCCTTCGGACGGATCGTTTACATTCCGTGACCTTCGCAGCGGAAATTACGATGTGACCATTCGGACTGCAAATTATCGCACATTTAAAAGAGCAAATCTTCAACTGAATGGCGGTAACATCGTCTATCTCGGTGAGATACCACTCTCTACAATTCCCGATGAAATTGAGAGCCACTATCCTGTTGATAAAGATGAAATTGTGTACGATTGGCGTTATGGAAGAATTACCATTTCGATATTGTTTAACCAATCAATGGACCGCGAAAGTGTGGAAAAAGCATTCTCCACATTTCCCGCAAGTGAGGGAGTTTTTACATGGGGATATTATACAACGTCGCCGTATGGAGGATTGTATTACGCGCCAAGTTATGCCAGCTTATCTTCCGGTTTTGATCCCGGTGCAACAATCACAACATTCAGCAAAGTAAAATCGATGACCTATACCTTTGCCAAAAAAGACTCGTACGTCGATTCAACCTACACAATCACTATTGGTACTGGAGCAAAAGATTCTTCAGGCAAACCATTACGATTCCCATTGAAGTTCACATTTAAAACGGTGCAATCGTACACAACGCAAAATGGAATCCAAACAACTCCTGTCCATGGAGATATTGAAGTATCGCCGTTGTATTATCGTGGCATCACAATGAAATTTCCACGCAGAATGGACAAACAGTCGACCGAAGCGGCAATAAGTGTCAATCCAAATATGAACAAAGTATTTTTGTGGAATGATGAAAACTCGGTCTCAATCTATACCGGCGGACCATTTTTATCGGATACATTGATCACCGTTTTTGTGGACAGTACAGCAAAAGATAAGGATGGTATAAAACTGGGTCATCGCTTTACGTTTTCCTTTAGAACAGCATCCATTGATCTTCAGTATTCTCAACCGAGCAACGGGGAAATCTACGTTTCAACCAGCAGAACGATACAAATGACATTTAATACCTATGTGGATCTCACGAGCATGAAAAATGGAACTTCTATTTCACCTCCGTTGAACGGAACGTTTAGCTATTACTACAGCGGTTCGTATGATTCTCCAGCTCAGATCGTCTTTACGCCAAGCGGAGTAATGCAGCCCAATACAAAATATACGGTGACATTAACCGATTCGGTGAAAGATATTTACGGAATACGGATTAAAAAACCGATAAGCTTTTCATTTATCACTCGGCCAAATTAA
- a CDS encoding helix-turn-helix domain-containing protein: MKKEKNKLRSHCPVNYGLEAFGDRWALLILRDIVFRGKRTYRDFLKSEEGFATNILASRLDHLIQVGILQLEGDETDGRKGIYSLTKKGLDLIPLLFEMVLWSEKYDSQSEAKRIIRLVELIRKDNRKISQKVMEQVKRGEAIVAEYLS, encoded by the coding sequence ATGAAAAAAGAAAAGAATAAACTTCGATCGCATTGTCCTGTCAATTATGGTCTTGAAGCTTTTGGTGACCGTTGGGCGCTGTTGATCCTTCGAGACATTGTTTTTCGAGGAAAGCGAACGTATAGAGATTTCCTCAAATCCGAAGAGGGTTTTGCTACCAACATTCTGGCTTCACGCTTAGATCATCTTATTCAGGTAGGAATCCTTCAACTCGAAGGGGATGAAACGGATGGAAGAAAAGGAATCTATTCCCTTACCAAGAAGGGTCTGGATCTTATTCCGTTGCTTTTTGAAATGGTATTGTGGAGTGAAAAGTACGATAGTCAATCGGAGGCCAAACGCATCATTCGACTCGTTGAACTCATCAGAAAAGATAATCGCAAAATTAGTCAGAAAGTGATGGAACAAGTAAAACGGGGCGAAGCAATTGTCGCAGAATATTTATCATAA
- a CDS encoding MFS transporter produces MKKNSIPRNVIVLGIVSLFTDAATEMIYPLLPLFIATLGSGAILLGIIEGVAETTASLLKLISGVVSDKLGKRKALVVIGYTISSLARPLIGIVSDAWQITLIRTMDRIGKGIRTSPRDALIASSVNEHIRGKAYGFHRAMDHAGAVLGPILCIGSLAILILAFNFSDLPTILRATFLLAIIPGALAVLTLVLFVKENNDGFVAEKKFSFSLRSFDRNFKRYLFITALFTLGNSSDAFMLFRIQETMHNSETLRSIIMSVPLLNSMVSHFGDTQTQNQFANILFLPLIWSFFHIIKVIFSTPLGSLSDRVGRKLVINIGWGIYAAVYIGFALIDQLPEGWQIAATFILFAFYAVYYAFTEGAEKAFVADVVSPQLRGSAFGLFNFAVGIAALPASILFGIIYNAFGATAAFGSGAGIAFVSMILFTILVKEVRRI; encoded by the coding sequence ATGAAAAAAAACTCCATTCCTCGAAATGTTATTGTCCTCGGTATTGTCAGTCTCTTCACAGACGCGGCAACAGAGATGATCTATCCTCTCCTTCCCCTTTTTATTGCTACACTCGGTTCCGGTGCCATCCTCCTTGGAATTATTGAAGGTGTTGCAGAAACAACAGCATCGCTTCTCAAATTGATCAGCGGTGTTGTTTCGGACAAGCTGGGAAAACGAAAAGCTCTTGTAGTGATTGGATATACAATCTCTTCACTTGCACGTCCGTTGATCGGAATTGTGAGCGATGCATGGCAGATTACATTGATCCGGACGATGGACCGCATTGGGAAAGGTATTCGCACCTCACCACGCGATGCACTTATTGCATCGTCCGTGAATGAACATATTCGGGGAAAAGCGTACGGCTTTCATCGCGCTATGGATCATGCCGGTGCGGTGCTTGGTCCGATCTTGTGCATCGGATCCCTCGCAATTCTGATCCTTGCTTTCAATTTCAGCGATCTTCCGACAATTCTTCGCGCAACATTTCTTCTCGCAATCATCCCCGGTGCGCTGGCAGTTCTGACACTTGTTCTGTTTGTAAAAGAAAACAATGATGGATTTGTTGCAGAGAAAAAATTCTCGTTTTCTCTCCGTTCATTCGACCGAAACTTTAAGCGATATCTTTTTATTACGGCACTCTTCACGCTCGGCAACTCTTCCGATGCGTTCATGCTTTTCCGTATTCAAGAAACAATGCATAACAGCGAAACACTTCGCTCCATTATTATGTCGGTTCCCTTACTGAATTCAATGGTTTCTCATTTTGGCGATACACAAACACAAAATCAGTTTGCCAATATCTTGTTTCTGCCATTGATCTGGTCATTCTTCCATATTATCAAAGTAATATTCTCCACCCCGCTCGGCTCACTTTCAGATCGCGTAGGAAGAAAATTGGTAATTAATATCGGCTGGGGAATTTATGCCGCAGTCTATATCGGTTTTGCACTGATCGATCAGCTTCCTGAAGGATGGCAGATCGCGGCGACATTCATTCTGTTTGCATTCTATGCTGTATATTACGCGTTTACCGAAGGGGCGGAAAAAGCATTCGTGGCAGATGTGGTTTCGCCGCAACTACGCGGCAGCGCATTCGGACTGTTCAATTTTGCTGTCGGGATTGCAGCATTGCCGGCAAGCATTCTGTTTGGTATTATTTACAATGCGTTTGGTGCAACGGCAGCATTTGGTTCAGGAGCGGGAATAGCCTTTGTATCAATGATTTTGTTTACGATTCTCGTAAAAGAAGTACGCCGCATTTGA
- a CDS encoding SRPBCC domain-containing protein has protein sequence MVDIIHRIGIKSPALQVYTALTSIEGLSQWWTEETQGDCRIGGKIEFRFRSPTGELKGKMVMEVKELNDQKDVRWRCIDGPVEWIGTDITFQLSQQDGQTIVLFGHRNWREAVEMTSHCSMKWATFFLSLREYVETGKGKPSPYDLKIDNWN, from the coding sequence ATGGTCGACATTATTCACCGTATTGGGATCAAGTCCCCTGCACTTCAAGTCTATACCGCATTAACATCTATAGAAGGTCTATCTCAATGGTGGACCGAGGAAACTCAAGGAGATTGCCGGATTGGAGGAAAGATCGAATTCAGGTTTCGATCGCCGACAGGTGAACTTAAAGGCAAAATGGTTATGGAAGTGAAAGAGCTCAACGATCAAAAAGATGTTCGATGGCGCTGTATAGATGGACCAGTTGAATGGATTGGAACTGATATTACCTTTCAACTATCACAACAAGATGGACAAACAATTGTTCTCTTTGGTCACAGAAATTGGCGCGAGGCAGTTGAGATGACATCTCACTGTAGTATGAAATGGGCCACATTCTTTTTAAGCCTTCGTGAGTATGTAGAAACTGGAAAAGGGAAGCCCTCCCCTTATGATCTGAAAATTGACAACTGGAATTAA
- a CDS encoding SRPBCC domain-containing protein, protein MKQQHYHCSLTAHITPKAAFQHITHVSEWWSEHIEGSSEKLNDAFTIHFAFGDSFDIKIVEVVPDKKIMWLVTDCNLTWVKDNKEWKGTKICFEIFTKNNSTHINFTHIGLVPEIECYNGCVNGWNQYIKESLFKLLTNGKGEPDRKK, encoded by the coding sequence ATGAAGCAACAACATTACCATTGCAGCCTCACTGCACATATTACACCGAAAGCAGCATTTCAACATATTACTCATGTTTCAGAATGGTGGTCTGAACATATCGAAGGCAGTTCTGAAAAACTGAATGATGCTTTTACTATCCATTTTGCTTTTGGCGACTCTTTCGACATCAAAATAGTAGAGGTTGTTCCGGACAAAAAAATAATGTGGCTGGTTACGGATTGCAATCTTACGTGGGTGAAAGACAACAAAGAGTGGAAAGGGACAAAAATTTGTTTTGAAATTTTCACGAAAAACAATTCAACACACATCAATTTTACTCATATCGGTTTAGTTCCCGAAATTGAATGTTACAATGGTTGCGTCAACGGCTGGAATCAGTATATAAAGGAAAGTCTGTTCAAACTATTAACCAACGGCAAAGGAGAGCCAGACAGGAAAAAATAG
- a CDS encoding transposase has translation MNKEIVSIILDSLRFIQTERTITIYSYVIMENHLHIIVSGDHLIKTIKEFKSFTARKVIDYLMDHHSVHLLERLKKAKLSHKTDSTYQVWQEGSHPQEIFSEKMLLQKIEYIHNNPVRRGYVVEQKHWNYSSAKNYDGETGLLEVKTDWRNEP, from the coding sequence ATGAATAAAGAGATAGTGTCGATTATTCTCGATTCTCTCAGATTTATTCAGACAGAACGAACGATAACAATATATTCTTACGTCATTATGGAGAACCATCTCCATATAATTGTTTCTGGCGATCACCTCATCAAAACGATAAAAGAATTCAAATCATTTACGGCAAGGAAAGTTATTGATTATTTGATGGATCATCATTCCGTGCATCTGCTTGAACGGTTGAAAAAAGCAAAACTTTCTCATAAGACTGACAGTACATATCAAGTATGGCAAGAAGGGAGTCATCCCCAGGAGATTTTCAGTGAAAAAATGCTCCTTCAGAAGATCGAATACATTCACAATAATCCTGTGCGGCGAGGATATGTTGTTGAACAAAAACATTGGAATTACTCAAGTGCAAAAAATTATGATGGTGAAACTGGATTGCTTGAAGTTAAGACAGATTGGAGAAATGAACCATAG
- the rsgA gene encoding ribosome small subunit-dependent GTPase A: MNSDRPDITQEYEEWRSKGFSIARIIAEHKGRYSIIVQEKLLSAEITGKMMFDAETRKDYPAVGDWVAVQVYDENSPAIIQHIFPRKTILSRKTSGREVEEQIIATNMDIVFIVMGLDKNFNLRRLERFLVVAKHSGAVPVILLSKTDLLSDEELENLITEVETISHEAVTIAYSAKTLLHLDEIKQLITKDSTICFIGSSGAGKSTLINRLIGSEKLQTQEVREDDSRGKHTTTHRELIPLESGGCVIDTPGLREIGLWEVGGSLDETFSDITELGLQCKFTDCTHAHEPGCAVQSAIEDGTLELGRYESFLKLKKEADYIESKSSFTKQQERKAREKQMGKNIKAILKMKHKK; encoded by the coding sequence ATGAATAGCGATCGTCCTGATATTACGCAGGAATATGAGGAATGGAGATCCAAAGGATTTTCCATTGCGCGCATTATCGCTGAGCATAAAGGTCGTTATTCAATTATTGTTCAAGAGAAACTCCTCTCCGCAGAAATCACCGGTAAAATGATGTTCGATGCAGAAACGCGAAAAGATTATCCCGCAGTCGGTGATTGGGTGGCAGTTCAAGTCTATGATGAAAACTCTCCCGCTATCATCCAGCACATTTTTCCCCGCAAGACAATACTTTCCCGAAAAACTTCCGGCAGAGAAGTAGAAGAACAGATCATCGCAACAAACATGGATATTGTCTTCATCGTCATGGGGTTGGACAAAAACTTCAATCTTCGCCGATTAGAACGTTTTCTTGTGGTTGCAAAACATAGCGGTGCCGTTCCGGTTATTTTGTTAAGTAAAACTGATCTTCTTTCCGATGAAGAATTAGAAAATCTCATTACCGAAGTGGAGACGATTTCGCACGAAGCGGTCACAATAGCTTATAGTGCAAAGACATTGTTGCATTTGGATGAGATAAAACAGTTAATCACAAAAGATTCTACCATCTGTTTTATTGGTTCATCCGGCGCCGGAAAATCAACATTGATCAACCGATTGATCGGGAGCGAAAAACTCCAAACGCAGGAAGTACGGGAAGATGATTCGCGCGGAAAACACACTACTACTCATCGTGAATTAATCCCGCTGGAGAGCGGCGGATGTGTCATTGATACTCCCGGATTACGAGAAATAGGATTATGGGAAGTCGGTGGGAGTCTTGATGAAACATTTTCAGACATTACGGAATTAGGATTGCAGTGCAAGTTTACTGATTGCACGCATGCTCACGAACCTGGATGCGCTGTTCAATCGGCCATAGAAGACGGGACGCTTGAATTGGGACGCTATGAAAGTTTTTTGAAATTGAAAAAGGAAGCGGATTACATCGAATCGAAATCGAGTTTCACAAAGCAGCAGGAGAGAAAAGCTCGGGAGAAACAGATGGGGAAGAATATCAAAGCGATTTTAAAGATGAAACATAAAAAATGA
- a CDS encoding RidA family protein: MSKRINISSGAKWEDIVGYSRAVRVGNTVEVTGTVATDDSGSVVGKGNPYEQTKFILQKIERVLKQTGASLTDVVRTRMFVTDITRWEEYGKAHGEFFGTIKPCTTMVEIAKLIESDYLIEIEVSAIINE, from the coding sequence ATGAGCAAACGAATCAATATCTCATCCGGTGCAAAATGGGAAGATATCGTTGGATATTCCCGCGCAGTACGTGTTGGAAATACAGTTGAAGTAACCGGAACTGTTGCAACGGACGATTCCGGCTCTGTCGTTGGTAAAGGGAATCCGTATGAGCAGACAAAATTCATCCTGCAAAAAATCGAGCGAGTATTGAAGCAAACAGGCGCATCGTTGACCGATGTTGTTCGCACACGAATGTTCGTCACTGATATTACGCGGTGGGAAGAATATGGAAAAGCACATGGTGAATTTTTCGGAACAATTAAACCATGTACGACCATGGTGGAGATCGCAAAATTGATCGAATCGGATTACCTAATTGAAATTGAAGTGTCCGCCATTATCAATGAATAG
- a CDS encoding TIGR00730 family Rossman fold protein produces the protein MKAVCIFCGSKNGIRKEYAEKAKLLGELLVQSNIAMIYGGASNGIMGIMADTMMHHGGNVIGVIPTIIADRELAHKNISQLHVVASMSERKTKMIELADAFITLPGGVGTMDEMFEVLAFTHLGVNEKLVGVLNVNGYYNKMLEFVDHAVAEEFVPARVKSLIIVEEHPKQLLTKMKLL, from the coding sequence ATGAAGGCAGTTTGTATATTTTGTGGATCAAAAAACGGAATACGAAAAGAATACGCAGAAAAGGCCAAATTATTGGGAGAATTACTTGTTCAAAGTAATATTGCCATGATCTACGGTGGTGCGTCGAACGGAATTATGGGAATCATGGCCGATACCATGATGCATCACGGCGGAAATGTGATCGGGGTAATTCCGACAATTATTGCCGATAGAGAACTAGCACATAAAAACATTTCCCAACTGCATGTTGTCGCTTCTATGAGTGAACGAAAGACAAAAATGATTGAACTTGCCGACGCGTTTATTACGCTTCCCGGCGGCGTTGGAACAATGGACGAAATGTTTGAAGTGCTCGCTTTTACGCATCTTGGCGTGAATGAAAAATTGGTCGGTGTATTGAATGTGAACGGTTACTATAATAAGATGCTCGAATTCGTCGATCATGCCGTTGCTGAAGAGTTCGTCCCTGCTCGAGTAAAATCACTGATCATCGTAGAAGAGCATCCAAAACAATTACTAACAAAAATGAAACTATTATGA
- a CDS encoding aminotransferase class I/II-fold pyridoxal phosphate-dependent enzyme — protein sequence MKPKKVSIATRAIHGKKLYPYKGAVTTPIYQTSTYRFENSQDAVRYSQGDPSVYVYSRYHNPSVEDVEEKLAEMYEADAAVLFSSGMAAISTAILSIVKAGDEIISTPALYGGTYRFFRDVLPIFNVSVKYVDADALPDISTLVTPKTKLFFCESPTNPTVGVIDLYKAIAEVKKAQKKSETTIVTMIDNTFASCLHQAPFDIGFDMVVESATKYIGGHSDLLAGAVIGKKNDIKQVRQIAKYLGGCADPFAAFLLSRSLKTFELRVQRQTENAMKLAKSLERHPNVLRVLYPGLKSHPQHAIAKKQMSGFGAMVLIEVKGGVKGAAKVCDSLNVAVNAMSLGGVETLVSIPVYSSHVNMSDAELKQHGVTPGMIRISVGVEGIEDLISDFEQALKKI from the coding sequence ATGAAACCAAAAAAAGTCTCCATCGCTACCCGCGCTATCCACGGAAAAAAACTTTATCCATACAAAGGGGCAGTAACGACCCCGATTTATCAAACCTCGACGTATCGGTTTGAGAACTCACAAGATGCGGTACGGTACTCTCAGGGTGATCCGAGTGTGTATGTCTATTCCCGTTATCATAATCCTTCGGTTGAAGACGTTGAAGAAAAACTTGCGGAGATGTATGAGGCAGATGCTGCCGTCCTGTTTTCCTCAGGAATGGCGGCAATTTCCACAGCGATTCTTTCCATTGTAAAAGCGGGAGATGAGATTATCAGCACGCCGGCGTTGTATGGCGGAACATACCGATTTTTCCGCGATGTGCTTCCAATCTTTAATGTATCTGTGAAATATGTTGATGCAGATGCACTCCCCGACATCTCAACACTTGTTACGCCAAAAACAAAATTATTTTTCTGTGAATCTCCGACCAATCCGACGGTGGGAGTGATTGATCTTTATAAAGCAATTGCTGAAGTAAAGAAAGCTCAAAAAAAATCCGAAACAACAATTGTGACGATGATCGACAATACGTTTGCATCGTGTCTACATCAGGCTCCCTTTGATATTGGTTTTGATATGGTAGTTGAAAGCGCCACAAAATACATCGGCGGGCATAGTGATTTGTTGGCAGGAGCTGTTATTGGAAAAAAAAACGATATCAAGCAGGTTCGCCAAATTGCAAAATATCTTGGCGGCTGTGCCGATCCGTTTGCAGCATTTCTTCTTTCCCGCAGTTTGAAAACATTTGAATTGCGCGTACAGCGTCAAACAGAAAATGCAATGAAACTTGCAAAATCATTGGAGAGACACCCCAATGTTCTGCGTGTGTTGTATCCCGGACTGAAATCTCATCCGCAGCATGCAATTGCCAAAAAACAAATGAGCGGATTTGGCGCGATGGTTTTGATTGAAGTTAAAGGGGGAGTAAAGGGAGCGGCGAAAGTGTGCGACTCGTTAAACGTTGCTGTTAATGCAATGTCGCTTGGCGGAGTGGAAACACTTGTGAGTATCCCCGTGTACTCTTCTCATGTAAATATGAGTGATGCAGAATTGAAACAGCACGGAGTGACTCCGGGAATGATCCGCATCTCTGTTGGCGTAGAAGGGATCGAAGATTTGATTTCTGATTTTGAACAGGCGCTAAAAAAAATATAA
- a CDS encoding glutamine--tRNA ligase/YqeY domain fusion protein, protein MSLTEKSDFIREIITDDLKTNKFQGRVQTRFPPEPNGYLHIGHAKSICLNSGIARDFNGKFNLRFDDTNPAKEEQEYVDSIIEDVQWLGGNFEDRLFYASDYFEKMYEFAILLIKKGKAYVCDLNADEMRETRGTLTEPGKESPYRNRSVEENLDLFDRMKKGEFPNGAKTLRAKINMASPNINLRDPVMYRIVHEHHHRQGSVWCLYPTYDWAHGIEDSLEKITHSVCTLEFENHRPLYDWYLDELEEYHPQQIEFARLNLTYTVLSKRKLLKLVGEKHVSGWDDPRMPTIAGFRRRGYTSNSIINFCDMIGVAKRDSTIDVALLEYSIREDLNKQAPRTMAVLNPLKVVLINYPEGKSEDCEAVNNPEDAAAGTRTIPFGRELYIDQDDFREVPPPKYFRLSPGTEVRLKYGYIIKCERVVKDEQGNIVEVHCTYNPDTKSGMVGANRKVKSTIHWVSAQHAMNVEVRLYDRLFLKENPDDGDDFLLNLNPQSLTILKDCKVEPVLGNAKAGERFQFERTGYFCVDNKESKEGAPVFNRIVTLKDTWAKIEQKHK, encoded by the coding sequence ATGTCTCTTACAGAAAAATCCGATTTTATCCGCGAAATAATCACCGACGATCTCAAGACAAACAAGTTTCAAGGCCGGGTGCAAACACGTTTTCCCCCGGAACCGAATGGGTATCTTCACATTGGTCACGCAAAATCGATCTGTTTGAATTCCGGAATTGCCCGGGATTTTAACGGGAAGTTCAATCTCCGTTTTGATGATACCAATCCCGCCAAAGAAGAACAGGAGTATGTTGACTCTATAATAGAGGATGTACAATGGCTCGGCGGTAATTTTGAAGACCGATTGTTCTACGCTTCGGATTATTTTGAGAAAATGTACGAGTTTGCTATTCTCCTGATTAAAAAAGGGAAGGCATACGTCTGCGACTTGAATGCCGATGAAATGCGGGAGACTCGCGGCACACTAACGGAACCGGGGAAGGAGAGTCCATACCGAAACCGAAGCGTGGAAGAAAATCTTGACCTGTTTGATCGGATGAAAAAAGGAGAGTTTCCAAACGGTGCAAAGACACTCCGGGCAAAAATCAATATGGCTTCCCCAAATATCAATTTGCGTGATCCGGTAATGTACAGAATCGTTCATGAACATCATCATCGACAAGGGAGTGTGTGGTGTCTTTATCCAACATACGACTGGGCTCATGGGATAGAAGATTCGTTGGAAAAAATTACGCATTCTGTCTGCACATTAGAATTTGAAAATCACCGCCCATTGTACGACTGGTATTTAGATGAACTGGAAGAGTATCATCCGCAGCAGATCGAATTTGCCCGGTTGAATCTGACGTACACAGTCTTAAGCAAACGCAAATTGTTGAAACTTGTCGGAGAAAAACATGTTTCCGGTTGGGACGATCCGCGGATGCCGACAATTGCCGGGTTTCGAAGACGTGGATATACATCCAATTCCATCATCAATTTTTGCGACATGATTGGTGTTGCAAAACGCGACAGTACGATTGATGTGGCGTTGCTGGAATATTCCATTCGGGAAGATTTGAATAAACAAGCACCCCGTACTATGGCGGTGCTTAATCCATTAAAAGTGGTTTTAATAAATTATCCTGAAGGAAAGAGTGAAGATTGCGAAGCAGTGAACAATCCTGAAGATGCTGCCGCGGGAACGCGGACAATTCCATTTGGACGGGAACTCTATATTGATCAGGATGATTTTCGCGAAGTACCTCCCCCAAAATATTTCCGTCTGTCGCCGGGAACAGAAGTGCGGTTGAAATATGGGTATATTATTAAATGCGAACGTGTTGTGAAGGATGAACAGGGAAATATTGTTGAAGTTCACTGCACATACAATCCCGATACGAAAAGCGGCATGGTGGGGGCGAACAGAAAAGTGAAATCGACCATCCACTGGGTCTCGGCGCAGCATGCAATGAATGTGGAAGTTCGTCTGTATGACCGCCTGTTCCTGAAAGAAAATCCGGATGACGGTGACGATTTTCTGTTAAACTTAAATCCGCAATCACTAACAATACTCAAAGACTGCAAAGTTGAACCTGTTCTGGGAAATGCCAAAGCGGGAGAACGATTCCAGTTTGAACGAACCGGTTATTTTTGTGTGGACAATAAAGAGAGTAAAGAAGGTGCGCCGGTCTTCAACAGAATTGTCACGTTAAAAGATACCTGGGCGAAGATCGAACAGAAACATAAGTAA